Proteins from one Deltaproteobacteria bacterium genomic window:
- a CDS encoding hydantoinase B/oxoprolinase family protein yields the protein MCAMVYARDMEVVQQLKPEPMTARETEAQEKMDVVEYDIFVHKMNMVAQEGKETTMKLGASSGMRWGDVAFGIYTARGDLAVVATGIWFHAVLGQIPVKYIVKHWINDSSVGVKEGDSFFFNDPFYGGVHPADMGLCVPVFHEGELICFVGAVVHTGENGGTDPGGVCPKARSKYDEGLITPPIKVGENYTLREDILNMFAAMSRDPRTMVLDIKARLAACRIAQRRVVEYAD from the coding sequence ATGTGCGCAATGGTTTACGCAAGGGACATGGAGGTAGTGCAGCAGCTCAAACCCGAGCCCATGACGGCTCGGGAGACCGAGGCCCAGGAAAAGATGGATGTCGTCGAGTACGATATATTCGTCCACAAGATGAATATGGTGGCCCAGGAGGGCAAAGAGACCACCATGAAGCTGGGGGCCTCTTCGGGCATGCGCTGGGGCGACGTGGCCTTCGGCATCTACACTGCCCGGGGTGATCTGGCGGTGGTGGCCACGGGCATCTGGTTCCACGCCGTCCTGGGACAGATTCCGGTAAAATATATCGTGAAACACTGGATCAATGACAGCTCGGTGGGGGTGAAGGAGGGCGACAGCTTCTTCTTTAACGATCCTTTCTATGGCGGCGTACACCCGGCGGACATGGGCCTTTGCGTCCCGGTGTTCCACGAAGGGGAATTAATCTGTTTCGTGGGTGCGGTGGTGCATACGGGCGAAAACGGCGGGACCGACCCGGGCGGCGTCTGTCCCAAGGCCCGATCCAAATATGACGAAGGCCTGATCACCCCGCCCATAAAAGTGGGTGAGAACTACACCCTTCGTGAGGACATCCTGAACATGTTCGCGGCCATGAGCCGGGACCCCCGCACCATGGTCCTGGATATCAAGGCCCGTTTGGCGGCCTGCCGCATTGCGCAGCGCCGCGTTGTGGAATATGCCGATC